From Lagenorhynchus albirostris chromosome 10, mLagAlb1.1, whole genome shotgun sequence, the proteins below share one genomic window:
- the CLPSL1 gene encoding colipase-like protein 1: MLLPSFLVIFFLLSFFLLLTGGSFFQGEVKSLCTSGCCRWAAENCQSHSSLKGSEGGTCHTEVGVGNFLLMIFLPCLPPLLLHLLLCLPRTVCSCPWSPEPPPTGEEQGGRGDAQSLQ, encoded by the exons ATGCTGCTCCCCT CGTTCCTGgtcatcttcttcctcctctcttttttcttgctcCTCACTGGGGGCTCATTTTTCCAGGGAGAAGTCAAAAGTTTG TGCACGAGTGGATGCTGCCGCTGGGCGGCAGAGAACTGCCAGTCGCACAGCTCCTTAAAGGGGTCCGAGGGCGGCACGTGTCACACGGAGGTGGGTGTCG GAAACTTTCTTTTAATGATCTTTCTTCCTTGCCTCCCCCCACTTCTCCTCCACCTACTCCTGTGCCTACCCAGAACTGTGTGTTCCTGTCCCTGGTCCCCAGAGCCTCCCCCAACAGGGGAGGAACAAGGAGGGAGGGGTGATGCACAGTCATTGCAATAA
- the CLPSL2 gene encoding LOW QUALITY PROTEIN: colipase-like protein 2 (The sequence of the model RefSeq protein was modified relative to this genomic sequence to represent the inferred CDS: inserted 1 base in 1 codon), which produces MGGNHPILAISSQTNGARCSHHSECYSNCCLINLDHGXAFCVPRARITMMCLPQTKGAMTIICPGQVGLSCIHKDPVCTRRCHLI; this is translated from the exons atGGGGGGGAACCACCCCATATTGGCGATTTCTTCTCAG ACGAACGGGGCTAGGTGTTCCCACCACTCGGAGTGCTACAGCAACTGCTGTCTCATCAACTTGGACCACG GTGCCTTCTGTGTCCCTAGGGCCAGAATAACCATGATGTGCTTGCCCCAA ACCAAGGGCGCCATGACCATCATATGCCCCGGCCAAGTAGGCTTAAGTTGCATACACAAGGACCCAGTCTGTACCCGCCGGTGCCATTTGATTTAG
- the CLPS gene encoding colipase isoform X2, producing MEKVLVLLLLALAVAYAVPDPRGIIINLTLYGVYYKCPCERGLTCEVDKTIVGSITNTNFGVCLDASRSRK from the exons ATGGAGAAGGTCCTCGTCCTCCTACTCCTTGCCCTCGCGGTAGCCTATGCGGTCCCCGACCCCCGGGGAATCATTATCAACCTG ACCCTCTATGGGGTTTACTACAAGTGTCCCTGTGAGCGCGGTCTGACCTGTGAGGTGGACAAGACCATCGTGGGCTCCATCACCAACACCAACTTTGGCGTCTGCCTCGATGCTAGCCGCTCCAGAAAGTGA
- the CLPS gene encoding colipase isoform X1 produces MEKVLVLLLLALAVAYAVPDPRGIIINLEEGELCLNSAQCRSKCCHRDTGLSLARCAPKARESSECSAFTLYGVYYKCPCERGLTCEVDKTIVGSITNTNFGVCLDASRSRK; encoded by the exons ATGGAGAAGGTCCTCGTCCTCCTACTCCTTGCCCTCGCGGTAGCCTATGCGGTCCCCGACCCCCGGGGAATCATTATCAACCTG GAAGAGGGCGAACTCTGCCTGAACAGTGCCCAGTGCCGGAGCAAGTGCTGCCACCGCGATACCGGCCTGAGCCTGGCCCGCTGCGCACCCAAGGCCAGAGAGAGCAGCGAGTGCTCCGCCTTT ACCCTCTATGGGGTTTACTACAAGTGTCCCTGTGAGCGCGGTCTGACCTGTGAGGTGGACAAGACCATCGTGGGCTCCATCACCAACACCAACTTTGGCGTCTGCCTCGATGCTAGCCGCTCCAGAAAGTGA